Proteins from a genomic interval of Capsicum annuum cultivar UCD-10X-F1 chromosome 4, UCD10Xv1.1, whole genome shotgun sequence:
- the LOC107868712 gene encoding zinc finger MYM-type protein 1 → MAVVLPYVDDREFVLERFLDIVHVKNTSVLSLKDAIVNLLSQNSLSLSYVHGQSYDGASNMQGDINGFKMLINNESKLAYSIHCFAHQLQLTLIGVSKRCLQVELVHLVSDIFNMLGSSYKCMDEYTESQKTKIQEAFDTRWASHFKYFNYFIHKFDKIIDKLDNIVETAHSLNERSRAKGYIRAAQTCEIEFILHLMKEILGITNDLSTCLQNKEQDIANVMLRIDVAKRRLQELREDNKWDFFVSEVSTFCIKHNIVVPTFDELYVNSERSWRKSVDYTVFHHYRVEVFCKIIDWQLQELNDHFDELTTEFLHGVSCLSPVDSFSSFDIQKIMRMTELYPDDFDELNMCALKNQLANNIIDVCDIDKRFSNINRLCDLSKRLI, encoded by the coding sequence ATGGCAGTTGTTTTACCATATGTTGATGATAGAGAATTTGTGTTAGAGAGATTTCTTGATATTGTTCATGTAAAAAATACCAGTGTTTTATCTCTAAAAGATGCAATTGTCAATTTACTTTCTCAAAATTCCTTGAGTTTATCTTATGTGCATGGACAATCCTATGATGGAGCAAGTAATATGCAAGGTGATATCAATGGTTTTAAGATGTTGATTAACAATGAAAGTAAATTGGCTTATTCTATTCATTGCTTTGCTCATCAACTTCAATTGACTCTTATTGGTGTTTCTAAAAGATGTCTTCAAGTAGAACTTGTGCACTTGGTTTcagatatttttaatatgttggGATCTTCTTATAAGTGTATGGATGAATATACAGAatctcaaaaaacaaaaattcaGGAGGCTTTTGATACTCGTTGGGCATCTcacttcaaatattttaattattttattcataagtTTGATAAAATTATAGATAAACTTGATAATATTGTTGAAACTGCACATTCTTTGAATGAAAGATCTAGGGCTAAAGGATATATTAGAGCTGCTCAAACGTGTGAGATTGAATTCATATTacatttgatgaaagaaattttagGAATTACAAACGATCTTAGTACATGTTTACAAAATAAAGAGCAAGATATTGCAAATGTCATGCTACGTATTGATGTAGCCAAGAGAAGGTtgcaagagttgagggaagataaTAAATGGGATTTTTTTGTTTCTGAGGTGTCTACATTTTGTATCAAGCATAACATTGTGGTTCCTACTTTTGATGAGCTGTATGTGAACTCTGAAAGATCATGGCGTAAATCTGTTGACTATACTGTCTTTCATCATTATCGTGTTGAAGTCTTTTGCAAAATAATTGATTGGCAATTGCAAGAACTTAATGATCATTTTGATGAGCTGACAACTGAGTTTCTTCATGGTGTTTCTTGTTTGAGTCCGGTAGACTCATTTTCAAGTTTTGACATTCAGAAAATAATGAGAATGACTGAATTATATCCTGATGACTTTGATGAACTTAATATGTGTGCACTTAAGAATCAGCTTGCAAATAACATTATTGATGTTTGTGACATTGATAAAAGGTTCTCCAATATAAATAGGCTTTGTGATCTTTCAAAAAGATTGATTTAG